Proteins encoded in a region of the Vibrio ponticus genome:
- the xseB gene encoding exodeoxyribonuclease VII small subunit, translating to MASKKPENMTFEATIEELDSIVEDLENGDLALDEALKKFERGISLARAGQTKLNDAEQRVSILLQNDDNAPLSEFTQQPE from the coding sequence ATGGCGAGCAAGAAACCAGAAAATATGACCTTTGAAGCAACCATCGAAGAGTTGGATTCAATTGTTGAAGATCTCGAAAATGGTGACCTAGCATTAGATGAGGCACTAAAAAAGTTCGAACGTGGCATCTCTTTAGCTCGCGCAGGCCAAACTAAGCTCAATGACGCCGAGCAACGTGTTAGCATTTTGTTGCAAAATGATGATAATGCTCCACTGTCTGAATTCACTCAGCAGCCTGAATAA
- a CDS encoding DUF2076 domain-containing protein gives MTPQEQTMIEQLADKLAAKQDINRDQAAAELISNKIASQPDIIYRLSQLALAQELALTELKKRNDYLQSNAEYYQQEAKRGTMSKMFGETRQPPRPPAPSYQPSAFGGFMQTAAGVAAGMVAGSALSHLLFSDSHAAEPMTENITNNYYQQPDDSADSNIDNSPTDNTQSDTATTDDSASSFLAGSDDYTQSYTGGWNTDTGFGNPDELNFDNSSFSDSSVDDSSFSDDSTRWGGDQDSGDGFDFGGDDSGSWGDDDSW, from the coding sequence ATGACTCCACAAGAACAAACAATGATCGAGCAGTTAGCCGACAAGCTGGCTGCAAAACAAGATATAAACCGAGACCAGGCTGCAGCAGAGCTGATTAGCAATAAAATTGCCTCACAACCCGATATTATCTATCGCCTCAGCCAGTTAGCTCTTGCTCAAGAGCTGGCGCTCACCGAGTTGAAAAAGCGTAATGACTACCTGCAAAGCAACGCAGAGTATTATCAACAAGAAGCAAAACGCGGCACCATGAGCAAAATGTTTGGTGAGACTCGTCAGCCACCACGCCCGCCAGCACCAAGCTATCAACCCAGCGCTTTTGGTGGTTTTATGCAGACTGCAGCTGGTGTAGCGGCGGGTATGGTCGCAGGCAGTGCTCTAAGCCATTTGCTCTTTTCTGACTCTCACGCTGCAGAGCCAATGACAGAAAACATTACCAATAATTATTATCAGCAGCCCGACGATAGCGCAGATAGCAATATTGATAACAGTCCGACCGATAACACTCAGAGTGACACAGCAACGACAGATGATAGCGCCAGTTCATTTTTAGCGGGTAGCGATGATTATACCCAAAGCTACACCGGGGGTTGGAACACCGATACCGGATTTGGCAACCCAGATGAACTCAATTTTGATAACTCAAGCTTTAGTGATTCGAGTGTGGATGACTCGAGCTTTAGCGATGACTCAACGCGCTGGGGCGGCGATCAAGATTCGGGCGACGGTTTTGACTTTGGTGGCGATGATTCCGGCAGTTGGGGCGACGACGACTCCTGGTAA
- the thiI gene encoding tRNA uracil 4-sulfurtransferase ThiI — MKFIVKPHPEIFVKSESVRKRFTKILECNIRNIIKLRTESVAVFNRRDHIEVTSESDQYHAEVLEILTHTPGIHHVLEVKQSDFTDMHNIYEQVLELSGSLIENKTFVVRAKRRGKHEFNSLELERYVGGGLNQAVETASVKLRNPQVTINIEVSGDKLNQVLARHKGLGGFPLGTQEDVLSLISGGFDSGVSSYLHIKRGSKVHYCFFNLGGPAHEIGVKQVSHYLWNKYGSSAKVRFISVDFEPVVAEILEKVDDGQMGVILKRMFMRAAGMIAEKFGIQALVTGEALGQVSSQTLTNLRHIDGVTDTLILRPLINWDKEDIINVARDIGTEDFAKTMPEYCGVISKKPTVKAVKGRLEAEEEKFDFSILEKVVYEARQMDIRDIAKETEQAAPEVEQVQAVEEHAIVLDIRSPDEEDESPLEIDGVEVKHLPFYKLSTQFGDLDQSKTYLLYCERGVMSRLQALYLQEQGFANVKVYRP, encoded by the coding sequence ATGAAATTTATTGTAAAGCCCCATCCAGAAATTTTTGTAAAAAGTGAGTCGGTGCGTAAGCGCTTCACAAAGATTCTTGAGTGTAACATTCGCAACATTATCAAGCTTCGTACCGAGTCTGTAGCGGTGTTTAACCGTCGCGACCATATCGAAGTGACGTCAGAGAGCGACCAATACCATGCTGAGGTGTTAGAAATCCTAACGCATACGCCAGGTATCCATCACGTATTGGAAGTGAAGCAGTCTGACTTTACCGATATGCACAACATCTACGAGCAAGTGCTTGAATTAAGTGGTTCACTTATCGAGAACAAAACGTTCGTAGTACGTGCTAAGCGTCGTGGTAAGCATGAGTTTAACTCACTTGAACTTGAGCGTTATGTTGGTGGCGGTCTAAACCAAGCGGTAGAAACCGCAAGCGTGAAGCTGCGTAACCCACAAGTGACAATCAACATTGAAGTGTCTGGCGATAAGCTAAACCAAGTTCTTGCTCGTCACAAAGGTCTTGGTGGTTTCCCTCTAGGAACACAAGAAGATGTGTTGAGCCTGATCTCTGGTGGTTTCGACTCAGGTGTTTCAAGCTATCTACACATCAAGCGTGGCTCAAAAGTACATTACTGTTTCTTTAACCTAGGTGGTCCTGCGCACGAGATCGGCGTTAAGCAAGTTTCTCACTACCTATGGAATAAGTACGGCTCATCAGCAAAAGTACGCTTTATCTCAGTAGACTTTGAACCTGTTGTAGCAGAGATCCTAGAGAAAGTGGATGACGGTCAAATGGGCGTTATCCTAAAACGTATGTTTATGCGTGCTGCGGGCATGATTGCTGAGAAATTTGGCATTCAGGCGCTTGTGACTGGTGAAGCTCTAGGTCAGGTATCAAGCCAGACGCTAACGAACCTGCGCCACATTGATGGCGTAACGGATACATTGATTCTGCGCCCACTGATCAACTGGGATAAAGAAGATATCATCAACGTTGCTCGCGATATCGGTACTGAAGATTTTGCTAAGACCATGCCTGAATACTGTGGTGTGATCTCGAAGAAACCAACAGTGAAAGCGGTGAAAGGTCGCCTAGAAGCCGAAGAAGAGAAATTCGACTTCTCTATTCTAGAAAAAGTGGTTTACGAAGCGCGCCAAATGGACATTCGTGATATCGCGAAAGAGACAGAACAAGCGGCACCTGAAGTTGAGCAAGTTCAAGCGGTAGAAGAGCACGCAATCGTGCTGGATATCCGTAGCCCAGACGAAGAAGATGAAAGCCCATTAGAAATCGACGGTGTTGAAGTTAAGCACCTACCTTTCTACAAGCTATCGACTCAGTTTGGTGATCTTGACCAGAGCAAGACCTACCTATTGTACTGTGAGCGTGGCGTAATGAGCCGCTTGCAAGCGCTTTACTTGCAAGAGCAAGGCTTCGCAAACGTGAAGGTTTACCGCCCATAA
- the rlmM gene encoding 23S rRNA (cytidine(2498)-2'-O)-methyltransferase RlmM has product MKQLMLYCRSGFEKECAGEIQDRATALEVFGFPRLQKNSGYVLFECYQAGDAQKLVKELDFNSLIFARQMFAVAAEITDLPREDRISPILDQLGEVDAMPLCGDIRIETPDTNEAKELLKFCRKFTVPMRQALRGKGVLMNKEHAKKPVLHICFVQPGHCYVGYSLPGNNSQFFMGIPRLKFPADAPSRSTLKLEEAFHVFIPRNEWDERLASGMWGVDLGACPGGWTYQLVKRSMFVHSVDNGMMAQSLMDTGQVKHHQEDGFKFEPARKNVTWLVCDMIEKPSRVAQLMGEWIISGWAKEAIFNLKLPMKGRYDEVLQDIENLKVFLIENGVKFKLQAKHLYHDREEITVHVQCLSNISPH; this is encoded by the coding sequence GTGAAACAACTGATGCTTTATTGCCGTTCGGGCTTTGAAAAAGAGTGTGCCGGTGAAATTCAAGACCGTGCTACGGCGTTGGAAGTGTTTGGTTTTCCACGTTTACAAAAGAACTCAGGCTACGTGCTGTTTGAGTGCTACCAAGCAGGAGATGCGCAAAAGCTAGTCAAAGAGTTAGATTTCAACTCATTGATTTTTGCTCGCCAAATGTTTGCCGTTGCGGCAGAGATTACGGATTTACCGCGTGAAGACCGTATTTCACCGATTCTTGATCAGCTTGGTGAAGTCGATGCGATGCCTCTATGTGGTGATATTCGCATTGAAACGCCAGATACGAATGAAGCAAAAGAGCTATTAAAGTTCTGTCGTAAGTTCACTGTGCCAATGCGTCAAGCACTGCGTGGCAAAGGCGTGCTAATGAACAAAGAGCATGCGAAAAAGCCGGTATTGCATATTTGCTTTGTACAACCAGGTCATTGCTACGTGGGTTACTCATTACCAGGTAACAACTCGCAGTTCTTTATGGGTATCCCGCGTCTTAAATTCCCAGCGGATGCACCAAGCCGTTCAACCTTGAAGCTTGAAGAAGCTTTCCACGTATTTATTCCACGTAATGAGTGGGATGAGCGATTAGCTTCAGGTATGTGGGGCGTTGACTTGGGTGCTTGCCCGGGTGGTTGGACTTACCAACTAGTGAAGCGCTCGATGTTCGTACATTCGGTAGACAATGGCATGATGGCGCAAAGCCTGATGGATACCGGTCAAGTTAAACACCATCAAGAAGATGGTTTCAAATTTGAGCCAGCGCGTAAGAACGTGACTTGGTTGGTGTGTGACATGATTGAAAAACCATCTCGCGTTGCACAACTTATGGGTGAATGGATCATCAGTGGTTGGGCAAAAGAGGCGATTTTTAACCTTAAGCTGCCAATGAAAGGTCGTTACGACGAAGTTCTGCAAGATATCGAAAACTTAAAGGTGTTCTTAATCGAGAACGGCGTGAAGTTTAAGCTGCAAGCGAAGCATCTATATCATGACCGTGAAGAGATCACAGTGCACGTTCAGTGCCTATCGAACATCTCGCCACACTAA
- the pomA gene encoding flagellar motor protein PomA: protein MDLATLLGLIGGFAFVIMAMVLGGSIGMYVDVTSILIVVGGSTFVVLMKFTMGQFFGAAKIAGKAFMFKADEPEDLIAKIVEMADAARKGGFLALEEMEISNSFMQKGIDLLVDGHDADVVRSALQKDIALTDERHEKGAGAFKAYGDVAPAMGMIGTLVGLVAMLSNMDDPKAIGPAMAVALLTTLYGAVLSNMVFFPIADKLSLRREQEKLNRRLIMDGVLAIQDGQNPRVIDSYLKNYLNEGKRSLDIDNS from the coding sequence GTGGATTTAGCTACCCTTTTGGGCCTAATTGGCGGCTTCGCTTTCGTTATCATGGCAATGGTCCTAGGCGGAAGTATTGGGATGTACGTAGACGTTACATCCATTTTGATCGTTGTTGGTGGCTCAACTTTTGTAGTATTGATGAAATTCACCATGGGACAGTTTTTTGGTGCGGCTAAAATTGCCGGCAAAGCTTTTATGTTCAAAGCGGATGAACCAGAAGACCTGATTGCTAAGATTGTCGAAATGGCAGACGCTGCTCGTAAAGGTGGTTTCCTTGCTTTAGAAGAGATGGAAATTTCCAACAGCTTTATGCAAAAAGGTATCGACCTGTTAGTGGATGGTCATGATGCTGACGTGGTGCGCTCAGCACTGCAAAAAGATATCGCCTTAACCGATGAGCGCCACGAGAAAGGTGCTGGTGCGTTCAAGGCATACGGTGACGTAGCTCCCGCGATGGGGATGATCGGTACTCTGGTGGGTCTGGTTGCTATGCTATCGAACATGGATGACCCTAAAGCGATTGGTCCTGCGATGGCGGTAGCGCTTCTGACGACTTTGTACGGCGCGGTGTTATCTAACATGGTGTTTTTTCCGATCGCAGATAAGTTGTCGCTGCGTCGTGAGCAAGAGAAGCTAAACCGCCGTCTAATTATGGATGGGGTATTAGCGATTCAAGATGGTCAAAACCCCCGTGTAATCGACAGTTACTTGAAGAACTACCTCAACGAGGGTAAACGTTCACTCGACATCGACAACAGTTAA
- a CDS encoding DUF423 domain-containing protein — protein sequence MRANNLLAVGGVLAGLGVALGAFASHGLKKMLSPYLLEVFSIGVQYQFIHATAIVLCGALLLLNLGEKAQKYFFIAAICFIIGIFCFSGSLYALALTGVKWFGPITPMGGFTFMLGWALFVFAALQIKRGE from the coding sequence ATGCGCGCTAATAATCTTCTTGCGGTGGGCGGTGTTCTCGCGGGGCTAGGTGTGGCTCTCGGCGCTTTTGCGTCTCACGGTTTAAAGAAAATGCTTTCGCCTTATTTATTAGAAGTGTTCTCAATAGGAGTGCAATATCAGTTTATCCATGCCACCGCGATTGTGCTGTGTGGGGCGCTGTTATTACTTAATCTTGGTGAGAAAGCACAAAAGTATTTTTTCATCGCCGCAATTTGCTTTATCATCGGCATCTTTTGTTTTAGCGGCAGTCTCTATGCGCTAGCGTTAACCGGGGTGAAATGGTTTGGACCAATCACGCCGATGGGTGGTTTCACCTTTATGCTAGGTTGGGCACTGTTCGTTTTCGCAGCACTACAGATCAAAAGAGGTGAGTAA
- a CDS encoding transcriptional regulator GcvA: MSRRLPPLNSLKVFEAAARHLSFTRAAEELFVTQAAVSHQIKALEEFLGLKLFRRRNRSLLLTEEGQSYFLDIKDIFTSLAEATDKVLERSEKGALTISLSPSFAIQWLVPRLADFNQQEPDIDVRIKAVDIEEGSLTDDVDVAIYYGRGNWPGLRADKLYQEFLIPLCSPSLLLGPKPLAELADLKNHTLLHDTSRKDWKQFAKSHGIEGVNVNHGPIFSHSTMVLQAAAHGQGVALGNNVLAQPELDAGRLIAPFDEVLVSKNAFYVVCHEKQADMGRIATFRDWMLAKAQSEQEELLEDDE; the protein is encoded by the coding sequence ATGTCCAGAAGACTACCGCCTTTAAACTCATTGAAGGTATTTGAAGCAGCGGCTCGCCACCTAAGTTTTACGCGAGCAGCAGAAGAGTTATTTGTGACACAAGCCGCAGTTAGCCATCAAATCAAGGCTTTAGAAGAGTTTCTTGGTTTGAAACTGTTTCGCCGCCGCAACCGTTCACTCTTGCTAACCGAAGAGGGGCAAAGTTACTTTCTCGACATCAAAGATATTTTCACGTCACTAGCAGAAGCCACTGACAAAGTATTAGAACGCAGTGAAAAAGGTGCGCTTACGATTAGTTTATCACCAAGTTTCGCGATTCAATGGTTGGTTCCTCGCTTAGCGGACTTTAATCAGCAAGAGCCAGATATCGACGTTAGAATAAAAGCGGTCGATATTGAAGAAGGTTCGTTAACCGATGATGTTGATGTGGCGATTTACTATGGTCGAGGCAATTGGCCGGGCTTACGTGCCGATAAACTTTATCAAGAATTTCTAATCCCACTTTGTTCACCGTCACTGCTACTCGGTCCTAAACCGCTCGCTGAATTAGCGGACTTAAAAAATCACACCTTATTGCACGATACATCGCGTAAAGATTGGAAACAATTTGCTAAGTCGCATGGCATTGAAGGTGTTAACGTTAATCATGGTCCAATCTTTAGCCACTCGACAATGGTGTTGCAAGCGGCTGCTCACGGGCAAGGTGTTGCTCTAGGTAACAACGTGTTAGCGCAGCCAGAGTTGGATGCTGGGCGTTTGATAGCCCCTTTTGACGAAGTGTTGGTTTCAAAAAATGCTTTCTACGTTGTTTGTCATGAAAAGCAAGCTGACATGGGGCGTATCGCCACTTTCCGTGATTGGATGCTAGCCAAAGCACAGAGTGAGCAAGAGGAACTACTAGAAGATGACGAGTAA
- a CDS encoding alpha/beta fold hydrolase: MTSNRIVDGEQGSPLFVFAHGAGAGMDHAFMQQVANGLAAKGIQVIRFNFPYMVKRAEDGKKRPPDRAPKLLEAFEQVIADYADKPIVIGGKSMGGRMASLLGDNAQVAGIACLGYPFHPPGKPEKYKGEHLASLAKPCVILQGERDTFGKREEFTDFALADSVQVEFIADGDHSFKPRKSSGYTEAGNLAHAVEVLSQFIFACYKGDH; the protein is encoded by the coding sequence ATGACGAGTAATCGAATCGTTGATGGCGAACAAGGTTCGCCATTATTTGTTTTTGCCCATGGTGCAGGCGCTGGTATGGACCATGCATTTATGCAGCAAGTCGCGAATGGGCTCGCGGCAAAGGGTATTCAAGTTATCCGCTTTAATTTTCCTTATATGGTCAAGCGCGCTGAAGACGGCAAGAAGCGTCCACCCGATCGAGCGCCTAAATTGCTTGAAGCATTTGAGCAAGTGATTGCTGACTATGCGGATAAACCGATTGTCATTGGCGGTAAATCGATGGGCGGTCGTATGGCAAGCCTGCTTGGCGATAACGCTCAGGTTGCGGGTATTGCTTGTTTAGGTTACCCGTTTCATCCACCGGGTAAACCTGAGAAATACAAAGGTGAGCATTTAGCGAGTTTGGCTAAGCCATGCGTGATTTTGCAGGGCGAGCGAGATACCTTTGGTAAGCGTGAAGAGTTTACCGATTTTGCTTTGGCAGACAGTGTACAGGTAGAGTTTATTGCGGATGGTGACCATAGCTTTAAACCGCGTAAAAGCTCAGGCTATACGGAAGCAGGTAACCTTGCTCATGCAGTAGAAGTATTGAGTCAGTTTATTTTTGCTTGTTATAAGGGAGATCATTAA
- a CDS encoding flagellar motor protein MotB — protein MDEDNDCKCPPPGAPLWMTTFSDLMSLLMCFFVLLLSFSEMDVLKFKQIAGSMKFAFGVQNQLEVKDIPKGTSIIAQEFRPGRPEPTPIDVIMQQTIDITQQTLDFHEGESDRAGGTQRDQGKLTGGQSPETSTQKNQNSDSDQERQQQAQSTEEMETLTESIKKALEREIDQGAIEVENLGQQIVIRIREQGAFPAGSAFLQPKFRPLVRQVAELVKDVPGIVRVSGHTDNQRLDSELYRSNWDLSAQRAVSVAQEMEKVRGFSHQRLRVRGMADTEPLGPNDTELQRSRNRRVEISIMQGEPLYSETVPVTQN, from the coding sequence ATGGATGAAGATAACGATTGCAAATGTCCGCCACCCGGTGCCCCCTTGTGGATGACAACCTTCTCTGACTTGATGTCGCTGTTGATGTGTTTTTTCGTACTGCTCCTTTCGTTTTCGGAAATGGATGTACTGAAATTTAAACAGATCGCGGGTTCAATGAAGTTTGCCTTCGGGGTACAAAACCAGCTCGAAGTGAAAGACATCCCTAAGGGTACCAGTATTATTGCGCAAGAGTTTCGCCCTGGTCGCCCAGAGCCAACACCGATTGACGTGATTATGCAGCAGACGATTGATATTACTCAGCAGACGCTCGACTTTCATGAAGGTGAGTCTGATCGTGCGGGTGGTACTCAGCGTGACCAAGGTAAGTTAACCGGTGGTCAGTCACCAGAAACTTCGACGCAAAAGAATCAAAACTCAGATTCAGACCAAGAAAGGCAGCAGCAAGCCCAATCCACAGAAGAGATGGAAACGTTAACTGAGAGCATTAAGAAGGCGCTCGAGCGTGAAATCGACCAAGGTGCGATTGAAGTGGAAAACCTCGGACAACAGATCGTGATTCGAATTCGCGAGCAGGGTGCTTTCCCTGCCGGATCGGCTTTCTTACAGCCTAAGTTCCGCCCATTGGTGCGCCAAGTGGCAGAGTTGGTCAAAGATGTGCCAGGTATTGTTCGCGTTTCAGGTCATACTGATAATCAGCGGTTAGATTCGGAGCTTTACCGTTCAAACTGGGATCTCTCTGCTCAACGGGCTGTTTCTGTTGCTCAAGAGATGGAAAAAGTGCGTGGATTCTCGCATCAGCGTCTGCGTGTACGGGGTATGGCAGATACTGAGCCGCTGGGACCTAACGATACTGAGCTACAGCGTTCACGAAACCGACGAGTTGAAATTAGCATTATGCAGGGTGAGCCACTTTATAGTGAAACGGTCCCTGTAACGCAGAACTAG